The following proteins come from a genomic window of Alicyclobacillus dauci:
- a CDS encoding response regulator transcription factor: protein MRILLVEDERKLASALKQLLKENQYVVDMVHEGDMGLDLALTDSYDLVILDIMLPHLNGIEILKGMRDQDVQTPVLLLTAKDTVEDRVTGLDAGADDYLVKPFDPKELLARVRALSRRTGQLSGTDAMEVGPFRLDLTTRTVTRNDEPLTLTTKEFQLLELFMRNQGKVLSKEIILDRVWGPDADVIGNAVENYVHFLRKKIDETDKPSFIATVRGVGYIFHSDPASTPQKSHV, encoded by the coding sequence ATGCGGATTCTATTGGTGGAGGACGAGCGTAAACTCGCGTCTGCTTTGAAACAACTTCTCAAGGAAAATCAATACGTCGTGGACATGGTTCACGAAGGCGACATGGGCCTCGATTTAGCCCTTACCGACAGCTACGATCTCGTCATTCTCGACATCATGCTGCCCCATCTAAACGGCATCGAGATTCTCAAAGGGATGCGGGACCAAGACGTACAAACGCCTGTCCTCCTGCTCACGGCGAAAGACACGGTGGAAGATAGGGTAACGGGCCTCGACGCAGGTGCAGACGATTATCTCGTCAAGCCGTTCGATCCCAAGGAGCTGCTCGCGCGCGTTCGCGCTTTAAGCCGTCGCACTGGACAGCTGAGCGGCACCGATGCCATGGAAGTCGGTCCATTTCGCCTCGACTTGACCACCCGCACCGTCACGCGGAATGACGAGCCGTTGACCCTTACAACGAAGGAGTTTCAGTTGCTGGAACTGTTTATGCGCAACCAAGGCAAAGTGTTGTCCAAGGAGATCATTCTCGACAGAGTGTGGGGACCGGATGCGGACGTGATCGGCAACGCAGTGGAAAACTACGTCCACTTTCTTCGCAAAAAAATTGACGAGACGGACAAGCCATCCTTTATCGCCACGGTGCGCGGGGTCGGCTATATCTTCCATTCCGATCCCGCCTCAACGCCACAAAAGTCACACGTATGA
- a CDS encoding sensor histidine kinase, whose protein sequence is MWWSIMWCAVILMVYTTLYTVSFHTRSIQSYKRVLQLEMATIMGQGIDKMAVQSVSSDWERYVAVTDSAIRLTNANGDVLFETGSPIFSDERMRQISSAIQPQTSAKASPLAVQWSRSYFWRDQNGMHHVLTATTAVQFANGTRGELQVFSLTDALRGQIWQTLKVLLVIDVLVLALFAVGVRWLIHHGLRPLRRLIEGIQAVEWKQSERLSMRHLPSEVASLQQSINQLLDRIDDGVQEQNRFIADASHELRTPLAIIAGHANLLRRWGNQNTRVWEPAVRNIVSEVSRLQKLVNQLLSMAKLEASEVVPVDGLTAADIKKLFRQLQEDAKLLRPDLEIVWTVHLTSKSRAYMDHDDLRQVLIGLLDNAMRHTQNGGRIELSAHGDEGMVRFLISDNGEGIPPDVLPYVFDRFYRAEASRGRGKGSGLGLSICKQVIESYQGKIYVRSQLGRGTSVIILVPIQQFERSRPTDTQATHPMNEPAEKGHETDDGQINSGTDAESHRAEQWGTVE, encoded by the coding sequence ATGTGGTGGAGCATCATGTGGTGCGCAGTCATTCTTATGGTCTATACGACGCTCTACACAGTATCTTTTCACACGCGCAGCATCCAGTCCTATAAACGGGTTCTCCAGCTCGAAATGGCGACCATTATGGGACAAGGGATAGACAAGATGGCTGTCCAGAGTGTGTCCTCAGACTGGGAGAGGTACGTCGCTGTGACGGATTCAGCCATCCGCCTGACGAATGCAAATGGTGATGTCCTGTTTGAGACGGGAAGCCCCATTTTTTCGGATGAGCGGATGCGGCAGATCTCGTCGGCTATTCAACCGCAGACATCTGCTAAAGCCAGTCCCTTGGCAGTTCAGTGGAGTCGTTCCTATTTTTGGCGGGACCAAAATGGGATGCACCATGTCCTCACAGCAACCACAGCCGTCCAATTCGCGAACGGCACTCGCGGGGAACTCCAGGTATTCTCCTTGACGGATGCACTGAGGGGGCAAATCTGGCAGACGCTTAAGGTATTGCTCGTCATCGATGTGCTCGTATTGGCGCTGTTCGCTGTCGGGGTGCGGTGGCTTATTCACCACGGACTGCGGCCTCTGCGACGGTTAATTGAAGGGATTCAAGCGGTCGAATGGAAGCAGTCCGAACGTTTGTCGATGCGGCATTTGCCATCTGAAGTCGCTTCCTTGCAACAGTCGATCAATCAGTTGTTGGACCGGATCGACGATGGTGTTCAGGAACAGAATCGGTTCATTGCCGATGCCTCGCACGAGTTGCGGACGCCCTTGGCTATCATCGCAGGCCACGCGAATCTTCTGCGGCGTTGGGGCAACCAAAACACGCGCGTCTGGGAACCGGCCGTCCGCAACATTGTCTCTGAGGTTTCGAGACTTCAGAAGTTGGTTAACCAGTTGCTGTCCATGGCTAAGTTGGAGGCTTCCGAAGTCGTCCCAGTCGATGGGTTAACGGCCGCAGATATCAAGAAACTGTTTCGGCAATTGCAGGAGGACGCGAAACTCCTCAGGCCTGACTTGGAGATTGTGTGGACGGTTCATCTGACATCCAAATCCCGTGCCTACATGGACCACGACGATTTACGTCAGGTCCTCATCGGGCTCTTGGACAACGCGATGCGTCATACGCAGAACGGTGGGCGGATCGAGTTATCTGCCCACGGCGACGAGGGTATGGTTCGATTTCTCATATCCGACAACGGTGAAGGAATTCCACCTGACGTGTTGCCGTATGTCTTTGACCGTTTTTATCGCGCCGAAGCGTCTCGCGGAAGGGGAAAAGGATCCGGTCTCGGACTGTCCATTTGTAAACAGGTCATTGAATCGTATCAAGGCAAAATATATGTCAGAAGCCAACTTGGGCGGGGAACATCGGTCATCATTTTGGTGCCGATCCAACAATTTGAACGATCTCGCCCAACCGACACACAAGCTACACACCCGATGAACGAACCAGCAGAGAAGGGACACGAAACCGATGATGGACAAATCAACTCTGGAACTGATGCCGAAAGTCATCGAGCTGAACAATGGGGAACAGTGGAATGA
- a CDS encoding EAL domain-containing protein, translated as MKLFINLSPNILSDPSFHQGETRKLIREVGLEPEQIVFEITEHHAIDDYRAFLKLIDHYRGQGFQIAIDDVGAGYSGLVTLMQVKPDFVKIDMELIRGIDKDSVKQDIVGAIHHISSGFSGAVIAEGIETLEELECIQNCGVQYGQGFLLGMPKPSVPVQ; from the coding sequence TTGAAATTATTTATTAACTTATCGCCAAATATCTTATCCGATCCTTCATTTCATCAAGGGGAGACCCGAAAACTTATTCGGGAAGTCGGATTGGAACCCGAGCAAATCGTCTTTGAAATTACAGAACATCACGCTATTGACGATTACCGTGCATTCCTTAAATTGATCGATCACTATCGGGGACAGGGTTTTCAGATAGCCATAGACGATGTAGGAGCAGGGTACTCAGGGCTCGTTACACTCATGCAGGTTAAACCGGATTTTGTAAAAATTGATATGGAACTTATTCGGGGGATCGACAAGGATTCCGTTAAACAGGATATCGTTGGAGCAATTCATCATATCAGTTCAGGATTCTCAGGTGCAGTGATCGCTGAAGGTATAGAAACACTGGAAGAACTTGAGTGCATACAAAACTGTGGCGTTCAATATGGGCAGGGGTTTTTGTTGGGTATGCCGAAACCGTCAGTCCCCGTTCAATGA
- a CDS encoding diguanylate cyclase domain-containing protein, translated as MNNFKWFNDQYGFRKGDLVIQFTASLLRSCLGMYGESDDFVGHVGGDDFILITKTKDIKGLCHAITSRFDREIIQFYPDSEKYMELRVVTDRSGQPVRSTGIAISLAVLECHNINHSEVSLERIAEEAGHLKKRAKSVLGSTSVHGNLLPN; from the coding sequence ATAAATAATTTCAAATGGTTTAATGACCAATACGGGTTTCGGAAGGGGGATTTAGTAATTCAGTTTACAGCAAGCCTGTTGAGGTCGTGTTTGGGGATGTATGGAGAGTCAGACGATTTTGTTGGTCATGTAGGAGGAGACGATTTCATCCTAATTACCAAGACGAAAGATATAAAAGGCCTGTGCCACGCGATCACATCTCGGTTCGATCGCGAGATTATTCAATTCTATCCCGATTCTGAAAAATACATGGAACTACGTGTGGTAACGGATCGATCGGGACAACCGGTTCGTTCAACTGGCATCGCTATATCACTGGCTGTTCTTGAATGCCATAACATAAACCATTCGGAGGTCTCTTTAGAAAGGATTGCCGAAGAAGCTGGACACCTGAAAAAAAGGGCGAAGAGCGTCCTAGGTAGTACGAGTGTTCATGGTAATCTCCTACCTAACTGA
- a CDS encoding response regulator has product MRILLVEDEPGLVEFLSLELELQELDVDVAMDGEKAIAMAAERHYDLVLLDVILPGISGIEVCRQIRSLSPVPIIMLTARGEIADRVQGLDAGADDYLVKPFAIEELFARIRALQRRQISTSSVDASYNFGDVSVHLDTHRVTFRGEDVELTAREYDLLVFLLRHPGETWSRQALLEHVWGFHAPGDTNVVDVYIGYLRQKVDPTKAFIRTVRGQGYRFEVAE; this is encoded by the coding sequence ATGCGGATTTTACTCGTGGAAGACGAGCCGGGATTGGTCGAGTTTCTCAGTCTGGAACTTGAGTTGCAAGAGCTCGACGTCGACGTTGCGATGGATGGTGAGAAGGCCATTGCAATGGCGGCAGAACGTCATTACGATCTCGTCCTCCTCGACGTCATTTTACCCGGCATCAGCGGAATAGAAGTCTGCCGCCAGATTCGATCCCTGTCGCCGGTACCCATCATTATGTTGACGGCCCGGGGAGAGATAGCGGATCGAGTCCAAGGACTCGATGCCGGTGCAGACGATTACCTGGTCAAGCCGTTTGCTATAGAAGAGCTATTTGCACGCATACGCGCTCTTCAACGACGCCAAATTTCGACGTCCAGCGTGGACGCATCATACAACTTTGGAGATGTATCCGTTCATTTAGATACGCATCGCGTTACATTTCGCGGGGAAGACGTCGAGTTGACCGCCCGTGAATATGATTTGCTTGTATTTTTATTGCGTCATCCTGGCGAGACGTGGAGTCGACAAGCACTTTTGGAACACGTCTGGGGATTTCACGCACCGGGGGATACGAACGTTGTCGATGTGTACATCGGCTACCTTCGGCAAAAGGTCGATCCAACGAAGGCATTTATTCGCACGGTTCGCGGGCAGGGCTACCGATTCGAGGTGGCGGAGTGA
- a CDS encoding adenylosuccinate synthase produces MFHAVIGAQYGDEGKGKMVDYLAEQADIVVRYQGGGNAGHTIVNQYGKFALHLVPSGIFHPHTISILGAGMVIHPTQLVNELQSLEEGGIDTSRLVISERAHMVLPYHIWQDKWEEEQRSKKVGTTLQGIGPAYQDKVGRFGLQFGELRNLDRFEQRLRQAWAAKVNRIPQLGEYGQFEDIWNELMAVRDRLLPYIKDTTPILYEAKQKNSHVLLEGQLGIMRDLDWGVYPFVTSSSPISGGIPAGAGIPPTAIARVTGITKAYTTAVGEGPFPTQLTDEHGEYLQKHGHEYGATTGRPRACGWLDIPTLRYGAWINGYTELALMKIDVLSGLKEIGVCTSYRIGDERHEWPLQSYDMENVTPEYTMLPGWDEDLSNCKSFDELPANAQAFVRQIEAWVGVPVRFVSVGPGRDQTIVRNVE; encoded by the coding sequence TTGTTTCATGCGGTGATCGGCGCTCAATATGGCGATGAAGGAAAAGGCAAGATGGTTGACTACTTAGCCGAACAGGCAGACATTGTCGTGCGCTACCAAGGCGGCGGTAATGCAGGTCACACCATCGTGAATCAATATGGAAAGTTTGCACTACACTTAGTTCCGTCCGGCATTTTCCATCCACATACAATATCGATTCTCGGAGCTGGGATGGTCATTCATCCGACCCAACTGGTGAACGAGTTACAGTCCCTTGAAGAAGGCGGGATCGATACGTCGCGCCTCGTCATCTCGGAGCGTGCGCATATGGTTCTGCCGTACCACATTTGGCAGGACAAGTGGGAGGAAGAGCAGAGATCGAAAAAAGTTGGTACAACGCTCCAAGGCATTGGCCCGGCCTACCAGGATAAAGTGGGTCGCTTTGGGTTGCAGTTCGGTGAACTCCGCAACTTGGATCGTTTCGAGCAAAGACTGCGTCAGGCGTGGGCCGCGAAAGTCAATCGCATTCCACAGCTCGGCGAATACGGGCAGTTCGAGGACATCTGGAACGAACTGATGGCCGTTCGCGATCGTCTATTGCCATACATCAAAGACACGACCCCCATCCTCTATGAAGCGAAGCAGAAGAACTCGCACGTCTTACTCGAAGGTCAACTGGGAATCATGCGCGATCTCGACTGGGGCGTCTACCCATTCGTCACATCGTCATCCCCCATCTCAGGCGGCATCCCTGCCGGTGCGGGCATCCCGCCAACGGCCATTGCCCGCGTCACGGGGATCACGAAGGCGTACACGACGGCCGTCGGCGAAGGACCATTCCCCACTCAGCTAACCGACGAACACGGCGAGTACCTGCAAAAACATGGGCACGAGTACGGCGCCACCACAGGACGCCCCCGCGCATGCGGTTGGCTCGACATCCCCACACTTCGCTATGGTGCCTGGATCAACGGCTATACAGAGTTGGCCCTGATGAAAATTGACGTTCTCTCAGGCCTCAAAGAGATTGGTGTGTGTACCTCATACCGCATCGGAGACGAGCGCCATGAATGGCCACTTCAGTCATACGACATGGAAAACGTCACACCCGAGTACACCATGCTGCCAGGTTGGGACGAAGACCTGTCCAACTGCAAATCATTCGACGAACTCCCCGCCAACGCTCAGGCTTTCGTTCGCCAAATTGAGGCCTGGGTTGGCGTGCCCGTCCGCTTCGTCAGTGTCGGCCCTGGCCGCGATCAGACGATTGTCCGCAACGTAGAGTAG
- a CDS encoding lipoate--protein ligase family protein → MDKSTLELMPKVIELNNGEQWNDAERNILLDDEWAREVGRESRLPTVRLWRHAPVQGLVVSKRDVAGDQGQLAMESMAKTGWPIIVRPTGGTAVPHGSGVLNLSMLFPRRAEKATTDAFYRLLCQPMIDWLKSMGMNATTGALPGSYCDGNYNVLVDGKKLVGTAQAWRGGLAGTASRHPGYVLAHACIMVDVDLAQATDAINRFYSEVGDPYRVDASTSTTLRHLVRTHGIANEYTAAMAQTDFTQFLKTYYEGQGITVQMAR, encoded by the coding sequence ATGGACAAATCAACTCTGGAACTGATGCCGAAAGTCATCGAGCTGAACAATGGGGAACAGTGGAATGATGCCGAACGCAACATCCTGCTAGACGACGAATGGGCACGTGAAGTTGGTCGGGAGTCGCGCTTACCGACGGTTCGCCTGTGGCGCCATGCACCAGTCCAAGGGCTCGTGGTGAGTAAGCGTGACGTCGCTGGCGACCAAGGTCAACTGGCCATGGAATCCATGGCGAAGACCGGCTGGCCCATCATTGTCAGGCCCACGGGTGGCACGGCTGTTCCTCACGGCTCAGGGGTCCTCAACCTGTCCATGCTGTTCCCAAGGCGGGCCGAGAAAGCCACAACGGACGCGTTTTACCGGTTACTCTGCCAGCCTATGATCGACTGGCTGAAAAGCATGGGCATGAACGCGACAACCGGCGCCCTCCCCGGAAGCTATTGTGATGGAAACTACAATGTTCTCGTTGACGGCAAAAAGCTCGTAGGAACGGCCCAGGCGTGGCGCGGAGGCCTGGCGGGAACGGCTTCCCGTCACCCGGGATATGTACTCGCACACGCGTGCATCATGGTCGACGTTGACTTGGCTCAAGCGACGGACGCCATTAATCGCTTCTACTCCGAAGTGGGGGACCCATACCGTGTGGACGCGTCCACATCGACGACACTCCGCCATCTCGTGCGCACCCACGGCATCGCAAACGAGTACACCGCTGCCATGGCTCAAACTGACTTCACCCAGTTTCTGAAGACGTACTATGAAGGTCAGGGCATCACGGTTCAAATGGCCCGGTAG
- a CDS encoding methyl-accepting chemotaxis protein: MTMTSSTPRRILEVTQKITSLFINIGIQSKILTLLSFIIICSLAITGLLGVHTTNQIILKSSQTKLESELSIGRSLMENKYSGNWQLLSGHLWKGDIVINGNNGIANALSTEIGDIVTIYQGDTSVSTSLKNSHGEYLTGGTLMPEIQQAVLKKDENFIGQQTIGGQLYEVAYEPIRDSTNKLIGVWSLAFPLTQLISQQTAYQTENLIIDIIVLILGLVIGWFMTNRMITPLKRLIGVAHEIGAGNLTAKIDIQSNDEIGQLGKSFNQMTMSLRNIMNELTRTSLQLAASSDEFSSSAEETNKAAQQVGLTIEEAATNVHGQEKRARESISAVDEMIKGVRHIADSAQSVSEAAITTTKVAGNGHQSVRSAVIQMSSVGESIEDLSELVNTLGRRTQDIGRIIEVITGLASQTNLLALNAAIEAARAGEQGRGFAVVAGEVRKLADQSAQAARQIGEFIVGIQSHTERAVISMQTAQEDFKQGIEAVNTAGISFEEIQESAKHVVDQIMDVSSASQQLTESSEQVLESIGYISETTSVTAASTEHIAAATEEQLAAMEQVAASANELSHMAEQMQALVARFKL; encoded by the coding sequence ATGACAATGACAAGTAGCACTCCACGGAGAATATTAGAGGTAACACAGAAAATAACCAGTCTTTTCATCAACATAGGAATCCAGTCGAAGATTCTCACATTGTTATCGTTCATTATTATCTGTTCACTTGCTATTACCGGTTTACTGGGCGTACATACCACGAACCAGATCATCCTTAAATCCAGCCAAACGAAACTGGAGTCAGAACTATCCATAGGTCGTTCCCTAATGGAGAACAAGTACAGTGGCAACTGGCAACTGCTTTCTGGACATCTATGGAAAGGTGACATTGTCATAAATGGGAACAACGGCATTGCCAATGCACTGAGTACTGAAATTGGTGACATAGTAACGATTTATCAAGGTGATACATCTGTGTCTACCAGTCTTAAGAACAGCCACGGAGAATACTTAACAGGTGGTACATTAATGCCAGAGATACAACAGGCTGTACTGAAGAAAGACGAGAACTTTATCGGGCAGCAAACCATCGGTGGCCAGCTATATGAAGTTGCATATGAGCCAATACGGGATAGCACCAACAAGCTGATTGGTGTATGGTCATTAGCTTTTCCCCTCACTCAACTGATAAGCCAGCAAACTGCATATCAAACCGAAAATCTGATAATAGACATCATTGTCCTCATTTTAGGTCTCGTAATTGGATGGTTCATGACCAACCGGATGATTACGCCTTTAAAAAGGCTGATTGGTGTAGCGCACGAAATTGGTGCAGGGAATCTAACAGCAAAAATTGATATTCAATCCAACGACGAAATTGGTCAACTGGGGAAAAGTTTCAACCAAATGACGATGTCATTGAGAAACATAATGAACGAATTAACCCGCACCTCTCTACAGTTGGCCGCTTCCTCAGATGAATTTTCTTCTAGCGCTGAAGAGACTAATAAAGCGGCTCAACAAGTAGGATTAACGATTGAGGAAGCAGCAACCAATGTTCATGGACAAGAAAAACGTGCCCGAGAAAGTATTAGCGCAGTAGATGAGATGATCAAAGGAGTCCGTCATATTGCTGACAGTGCACAATCTGTGTCAGAAGCAGCGATTACAACCACCAAAGTTGCAGGAAATGGACATCAATCTGTACGGTCCGCCGTCATACAAATGAGTTCTGTTGGAGAAAGCATTGAAGATTTGTCAGAGCTAGTTAATACACTTGGTCGACGCACACAAGACATTGGCCGTATCATTGAAGTCATTACAGGACTTGCTTCCCAAACCAATTTACTTGCCTTAAATGCAGCAATAGAGGCGGCCCGTGCAGGTGAGCAAGGTCGGGGATTTGCCGTCGTGGCGGGAGAAGTAAGGAAACTTGCTGACCAATCCGCACAAGCCGCAAGACAAATCGGTGAATTCATTGTCGGGATACAGTCTCATACAGAACGGGCGGTTATTTCGATGCAAACTGCACAAGAAGACTTTAAGCAGGGAATTGAAGCCGTAAATACAGCTGGTATATCGTTTGAAGAGATTCAAGAGTCTGCAAAACATGTAGTGGATCAAATCATGGATGTTTCTTCCGCCTCACAGCAGTTGACCGAAAGCTCTGAACAGGTCCTTGAGTCCATTGGATATATTTCAGAGACCACATCGGTTACTGCGGCAAGTACCGAACATATTGCGGCAGCAACTGAAGAACAACTAGCTGCCATGGAACAAGTCGCGGCCTCCGCAAATGAACTATCTCACATGGCAGAACAGATGCAGGCGCTGGTTGCAAGGTTCAAATTGTAA
- a CDS encoding sensor histidine kinase produces MFRRLSARITLLTVILLVVLYSISSFAVYEFSRTIVYRQLDQSLNAAMHHVLQTNRLDQTGVPDVFAISGQSVNSWAPRDSGDVLKSIDQTWTSPHLFNYSANGNHFRIYYLPVIAPGTQTYVVTYVEDSRQLGVLNQLKRVIFIVGIFGLAAAALVGFYLAERMLKPIRSAWRRQLEFVADASHELRTPLAVIQSNLGIVLEHTDETVTENLEWLNNAHSESRRLSKLVRDLLTLARSDSEKTPIERNPVDLRELILHIRELYETVAEMKGIRFTTHADVPLTISGDKDRLHQLLVILLDNALKFTDADGVVEIGLSQQRNSAVISVTDSGLGIARENLSRVFDRFFTVDPSRSREQSAKGTGLGLSIARWIVDAHGGKISLHSEGIGQGTTVRIELPIAARTTRG; encoded by the coding sequence GTGTTCCGACGCCTAAGCGCACGCATCACCCTGTTGACGGTCATTCTGCTCGTGGTTTTGTATTCTATCTCGTCGTTTGCTGTATATGAGTTCAGCCGGACAATCGTCTATCGGCAATTGGATCAAAGCCTGAATGCCGCAATGCATCATGTCCTTCAAACAAACCGTCTCGACCAGACGGGGGTGCCGGATGTATTCGCCATTAGTGGACAAAGTGTAAATAGTTGGGCACCTCGTGATTCTGGGGATGTCTTGAAGTCCATCGATCAAACTTGGACCAGCCCACATCTGTTTAATTACAGCGCAAATGGCAACCATTTTCGTATCTATTATTTACCCGTCATTGCTCCGGGAACTCAAACCTACGTCGTAACGTACGTCGAAGACAGCAGACAACTGGGCGTCTTGAACCAGCTGAAACGTGTTATTTTCATCGTCGGCATATTCGGTTTGGCCGCTGCGGCGCTCGTTGGATTCTACCTGGCCGAACGCATGCTGAAACCGATTCGGTCCGCCTGGAGACGCCAACTGGAATTCGTCGCAGACGCCTCCCATGAACTGCGAACGCCGCTCGCTGTTATTCAGTCAAACTTGGGAATCGTCTTGGAACACACTGATGAGACTGTCACGGAGAACCTGGAGTGGCTCAACAATGCGCACAGCGAGTCGCGACGTCTGTCGAAACTGGTGCGGGATCTGTTGACGCTGGCGAGATCGGATTCGGAGAAAACGCCGATTGAGCGAAATCCAGTCGACTTGCGGGAACTAATTCTACACATCCGAGAGTTATACGAAACCGTCGCCGAGATGAAAGGAATTCGGTTTACAACGCACGCAGATGTCCCCCTCACCATTTCGGGTGATAAGGACCGCCTACATCAACTGCTCGTGATTCTGCTCGACAATGCTCTCAAGTTCACGGACGCGGACGGTGTGGTGGAAATCGGTCTGTCGCAGCAGCGCAACTCCGCCGTCATCTCCGTCACGGATAGTGGACTGGGTATCGCGAGGGAGAATTTGTCCCGCGTATTTGACAGGTTCTTTACGGTTGATCCGTCCAGATCGCGTGAACAGTCCGCAAAAGGTACGGGGCTAGGACTATCGATTGCCCGCTGGATTGTAGATGCACATGGTGGGAAAATCAGCCTTCACAGTGAAGGCATTGGGCAAGGTACGACAGTTCGCATCGAGCTGCCCATTGCCGCTCGGACGACGCGAGGGTGA
- a CDS encoding LysR family transcriptional regulator, translated as MHSGYVTFLCVVEQQTISAAADLLHSTQPTITRQIQQLERYLGVPLFDRVGKRLILTSAGMRVYRYARELIQTETRMRDELGELTDPEQGIVRIGAGLTPTIYRLPSVLGAYRQAHPGIRFQVVTGSSQITIERLRQREIDIAIVTTSPVEEQDLEVIPLWRDELSVVVSSGHELAGGSCTVAELSDMPMVLMRRESGLRRIVEERLLVGGQALNVVLETDSLEAINRFVQAGLGVAVMPWSSVRHDVVAGKLSMVSLRDVALGARTITALVRQGSGIPAAASAFLAALPTLARQAESDELS; from the coding sequence GTGCACAGTGGATATGTCACATTCCTCTGTGTCGTGGAACAGCAGACCATTTCTGCTGCGGCCGATTTGCTTCACAGTACGCAACCGACCATCACGAGACAGATTCAACAATTGGAGCGGTACCTTGGTGTTCCCCTGTTTGATAGAGTGGGCAAGCGGTTGATTCTCACGAGTGCCGGGATGCGCGTCTATCGGTATGCTCGCGAGCTCATCCAGACAGAGACAAGGATGCGCGATGAACTAGGGGAGTTGACGGATCCGGAGCAGGGTATCGTTCGCATCGGAGCCGGTCTGACGCCCACCATCTATCGATTGCCAAGTGTCCTCGGTGCCTATCGGCAGGCGCATCCTGGGATTCGATTTCAAGTCGTGACCGGATCGTCGCAGATTACGATTGAGCGTCTGCGGCAGCGGGAGATCGACATCGCCATTGTCACGACATCGCCTGTGGAGGAACAGGACCTGGAAGTCATTCCCTTGTGGCGGGACGAGCTGTCTGTCGTGGTGTCGAGTGGACACGAGTTGGCAGGTGGATCGTGTACGGTTGCAGAATTGTCGGACATGCCAATGGTGCTCATGAGACGTGAGTCAGGGCTTCGCCGGATTGTGGAGGAACGCTTGTTGGTGGGTGGCCAGGCATTGAATGTTGTTCTGGAAACGGATAGCCTTGAGGCCATCAATCGTTTCGTTCAGGCGGGCCTCGGCGTGGCAGTGATGCCGTGGTCGTCTGTGCGCCATGACGTAGTGGCAGGCAAGCTTTCCATGGTGTCCCTCCGCGACGTCGCATTAGGTGCCCGCACCATCACAGCCCTCGTTCGGCAAGGGTCAGGCATTCCAGCTGCGGCGTCGGCGTTTTTGGCCGCGCTTCCCACACTGGCGCGTCAAGCAGAGTCAGACGAGTTGAGTTAA